Proteins encoded in a region of the Teredinibacter purpureus genome:
- the cmoA gene encoding carboxy-S-adenosyl-L-methionine synthase CmoA, translating into MSDKSPRDTLFAAADAEFGQFTFDQKVVEVFPDMIKRSVPGYTTIIHMVGQIAERYAQTGTRCYDLGCSLGASTLAMRHRIQAANVSITAIDNSPEMVERCTIVLDADSHEIPVNLICQDLLDSEIHNASVVIMNFTLQFIPPALRDTLIARIYSGMNSGGVLVLSEKLTFDDEHHDTLMSELHHYFKKTNGYSDLEIAKKRAAIENVLIPESLECHKKRLENAGFRGTELWFQCFNFSSLLAFKP; encoded by the coding sequence ATGAGCGACAAGAGCCCACGCGATACCCTTTTTGCCGCCGCTGATGCGGAATTTGGGCAGTTCACGTTCGACCAAAAAGTGGTGGAAGTCTTCCCTGATATGATTAAACGGTCGGTACCCGGCTATACCACTATTATCCATATGGTAGGCCAGATAGCCGAGCGGTACGCGCAGACGGGCACCAGATGCTACGATCTAGGATGCTCCTTGGGCGCCTCGACACTGGCAATGCGTCATCGTATTCAGGCGGCAAATGTGTCCATAACCGCCATTGATAACTCCCCCGAAATGGTAGAGCGGTGCACTATTGTCCTCGATGCCGATAGTCACGAGATTCCGGTCAACCTTATATGCCAAGACTTACTCGATAGCGAAATTCACAACGCTTCCGTTGTTATTATGAACTTTACCCTACAATTCATACCACCAGCGCTGCGCGACACTCTTATAGCGCGTATATACTCCGGCATGAATAGTGGTGGGGTTTTAGTGTTGTCCGAAAAATTAACCTTCGACGATGAGCACCATGATACGTTAATGAGTGAGCTGCACCATTATTTCAAAAAAACAAACGGTTACAGCGATTTAGAAATCGCTAAAAAACGCGCCGCTATAGAAAATGTTCTCATACCAGAGTCGTTAGAATGCCATAAGAAGCGGCTAGAAAATGCAGGCTTCCGTGGAACAGAGCTTTGGTTCCAATGTTTTAACTTTTCATCGCTACTGGCATTTAAACCTTAA
- the scpB gene encoding SMC-Scp complex subunit ScpB, with protein sequence MSYDINQLQKILEGAILATGEPLTIDRMLTLFEEHNAPSKENIHEALERLKHSCADRGFSLTEVASGYRFQVKEDLAEWVNRLWEEKPQKYSRAMLETLALIAYRQPITRGDIEEVRGVAVSSHIVKTLVERDWVKIVGHRDVPGRPALYATTRIFLDYFNLKSLDELPTLGELRDIDSLNESLEFDSLPPEVQESIAAAAEKTEENKGEQPIAGSESPSAEEAQEAEQEQIGIEEDAQTEVTLTLEHGEGSSIDGELLPVVEESDKLDDESISSSETPTISIGVDHPVEQSEEGVLPEYAVLNPDDNIEPKHIETDSADISNSPEGLENELDSLFASDTHNLSSAVEQDETTTEQPKADKDHIHD encoded by the coding sequence ATGAGTTACGACATTAATCAGTTACAAAAGATTTTGGAAGGTGCGATCCTCGCAACAGGTGAGCCTTTAACCATAGACCGAATGTTAACTTTATTTGAAGAGCATAATGCCCCGAGTAAAGAAAATATTCACGAAGCGCTCGAAAGATTAAAGCATAGTTGCGCCGATAGAGGCTTCTCTTTAACTGAAGTGGCAAGTGGTTACCGCTTTCAAGTGAAGGAGGATTTGGCCGAGTGGGTCAACCGGTTATGGGAAGAAAAACCCCAGAAATATTCACGAGCAATGCTAGAAACATTAGCGCTGATTGCTTATCGGCAGCCCATTACGCGCGGCGATATAGAAGAGGTGCGTGGTGTTGCTGTTAGCAGCCATATTGTGAAAACGTTGGTAGAGCGTGATTGGGTTAAAATTGTGGGGCATCGAGATGTGCCTGGTCGGCCAGCGTTATACGCTACTACTCGTATCTTTCTCGATTATTTTAATTTAAAAAGCCTAGATGAACTGCCAACACTGGGTGAACTTCGTGATATTGATAGCTTAAATGAGTCGCTAGAGTTTGATTCTTTGCCGCCAGAGGTGCAAGAAAGTATTGCCGCTGCTGCAGAAAAAACAGAAGAAAATAAGGGCGAACAACCTATTGCTGGTAGTGAATCTCCAAGTGCTGAAGAGGCCCAAGAGGCCGAACAAGAACAGATCGGCATCGAGGAAGACGCTCAAACTGAGGTAACGCTTACGCTAGAGCATGGTGAGGGTTCGTCTATAGATGGCGAGTTGTTGCCAGTGGTGGAAGAAAGCGACAAACTAGATGATGAAAGTATTTCCTCCAGTGAAACACCAACGATATCAATTGGCGTTGATCATCCAGTAGAGCAGAGCGAGGAGGGAGTATTACCCGAATACGCTGTTTTAAACCCAGATGATAATATTGAACCAAAACACATAGAAACCGACAGTGCTGATATTTCCAATAGCCCTGAAGGGCTAGAAAACGAATTAGATTCGCTCTTTGCTTCCGATACGCACAACCTTTCTAGTGCAGTGGAGCAAGACGAAACAACAACCGAACAACCGAAGGCAGATAAAGACCATATTCATGACTGA
- the cmoB gene encoding tRNA 5-methoxyuridine(34)/uridine 5-oxyacetic acid(34) synthase CmoB codes for MPSSPIDYSGFIEALQKPDDSPFTQWALTLAQQCANGLSTQRFGDLPKWYTALESLPTVKAAYSHFGDRVTIGKREQLDDAQWQHLYNALTELIPWRKGPFEFFGIHIDTEWRSDWKWQRLKKHISNLQGRTVLDVGCGNGYHCWRMHEQGAARVIGIDPSPRFIVQFYMVKHFLEHCPVDILPIGIEGLPPHLAAFDTTFSMGVLYHRRSPMDHLLELKNTLCSGGELVLETLVIEGGLGDVLVPEGRYAKMNNVWFLPSVPTLISWLQKCGFDNVRCVDCTLTSTEEQRSTDWMKFQSLPDYLSLDDDTKTVEGHPRPMRAVLIANKK; via the coding sequence TTGCCCTCTTCCCCAATTGATTACTCAGGCTTCATCGAAGCCTTGCAAAAACCAGACGACTCACCATTTACGCAATGGGCGCTCACCTTGGCGCAACAATGCGCCAATGGTTTGTCGACGCAACGGTTTGGTGATTTGCCTAAGTGGTACACCGCTCTGGAGTCGCTACCTACCGTTAAAGCGGCCTATAGTCACTTCGGTGATCGCGTTACCATTGGTAAGCGCGAACAGCTAGATGACGCCCAATGGCAACACCTGTACAACGCATTGACCGAACTTATTCCGTGGCGAAAAGGCCCCTTCGAGTTCTTCGGAATTCACATTGACACAGAATGGCGTTCTGACTGGAAATGGCAACGATTAAAAAAGCACATTAGTAACCTTCAGGGACGAACGGTATTAGATGTGGGCTGTGGCAATGGCTACCATTGCTGGCGTATGCATGAACAAGGCGCAGCACGCGTTATTGGCATCGACCCGTCGCCACGTTTTATTGTGCAGTTTTATATGGTCAAACATTTTCTGGAACATTGTCCTGTCGATATTTTGCCCATTGGCATAGAGGGCCTACCCCCGCACTTAGCAGCGTTCGATACGACGTTTTCAATGGGGGTTCTTTACCATAGGCGGTCGCCTATGGATCACTTACTCGAACTCAAAAACACACTATGCTCAGGTGGCGAACTCGTGCTCGAAACATTGGTTATTGAGGGAGGCTTGGGTGATGTGCTAGTACCAGAGGGCCGCTACGCAAAAATGAATAACGTGTGGTTTTTACCGAGTGTCCCTACGCTTATCTCTTGGCTGCAAAAATGTGGTTTTGACAATGTTCGCTGTGTCGATTGCACTTTAACCAGTACAGAAGAGCAACGTTCAACCGATTGGATGAAGTTTCAATCCTTGCCGGATTACCTTAGCCTTGATGACGACACCAAAACTGTAGAGGGGCACCCTCGCCCAATGCGTGCCGTTCTAATAGCCAACAAAAAATAA
- the rluB gene encoding 23S rRNA pseudouridine(2605) synthase RluB, which translates to MTEEPQEAPEGEKLQKVLARAGKGSRREMERTISSGKVTVNGVVAKLGDRVKETDRIDLDGKRITSAFISTERVRVILYNKPEGQICSRSDPENRPTVYDNLPHISNSRWISVGRLDFNTSGLLLFTNNGELANKLMHPSSGIDREYLIRVQGEVDNDMLKRLRKGVLLDDGMARFTDIKAGEGGNEGTNLWFYCVVMEGRNREVRRLWESQGVRVSRLKRVRYGNIFVPSHVRAGQWLELNEKEVMDLCATGGAEAPPKPKFSLELNKSRDRHQRRLRKAHTSRTKR; encoded by the coding sequence ATGACTGAAGAACCGCAGGAAGCGCCTGAAGGCGAAAAATTACAAAAAGTGCTTGCACGTGCCGGTAAAGGTTCGCGTCGCGAGATGGAGCGCACAATTAGTAGCGGTAAGGTCACTGTTAACGGTGTTGTTGCGAAACTAGGCGATCGTGTTAAAGAAACCGATCGCATCGATTTAGACGGTAAGCGGATTACTTCTGCGTTTATTTCGACAGAGCGTGTTCGCGTAATACTGTACAACAAACCTGAAGGGCAAATCTGTTCGCGCTCGGACCCCGAGAATCGACCGACCGTCTACGATAATTTGCCTCATATTTCGAATAGCCGTTGGATTTCGGTTGGACGTTTAGACTTTAATACTAGCGGGCTATTATTGTTTACGAATAATGGCGAGTTGGCTAATAAATTAATGCACCCGTCCTCGGGTATTGATAGAGAGTATTTAATTCGCGTTCAAGGGGAAGTCGACAATGATATGTTAAAACGGCTTCGAAAAGGCGTTCTCTTAGATGACGGAATGGCGCGGTTTACGGATATAAAAGCTGGTGAAGGCGGCAATGAAGGTACGAACCTTTGGTTTTATTGCGTCGTGATGGAAGGCCGAAATCGGGAAGTAAGGCGATTGTGGGAATCTCAGGGTGTGAGAGTAAGCCGTCTTAAACGTGTTCGGTACGGTAATATTTTTGTGCCTTCTCATGTTCGAGCAGGTCAGTGGTTAGAGTTGAACGAAAAGGAAGTTATGGATTTGTGTGCAACGGGTGGTGCCGAGGCGCCGCCTAAACCTAAGTTTTCTCTCGAACTAAATAAATCACGTGATCGCCATCAGCGCCGTCTTCGAAAAGCGCATACCTCCCGTACAAAACGATAA
- a CDS encoding FG-GAP repeat domain-containing protein, with product MIPTIFTALLFSLMAYAIPVSAADNPAPKTMVEIQGLVSQYCGVCHDVPRPSLMPKHSWPYAIQRMAEVAEQRMGKPFIPAAALRDITAFYYGTAEESLARLPVFPNDTGPLSFVSEAIGEPTKMPLISHIEAVDLVDGSLQEFLISDVEHNRVVLLTKSKKGWQERVLGTVVKPVRTTVADYDGDGLTDVLVASLGKFFPPVDIEVGKVILLRQTKSGVFEPHILMDKIPRVLDVQAVDIDGDKDLDIALAIFGNDNVGELAWLENKGGYEVHKHTILNLAGGLNMSPADLNGDGRIDFVSVISQENEMIVALMNRGKGAFDQHVLFRASDPMIGSTGMTLVDIDKDYDLDILFTNGDAHDLQTDPKPYHGVGWLENVGPYQYVFHNVGRFYGASHAAVADMDGDGDNDIVASSWNNYWEEPDRQTLIWFENNGEQVFSRHNIASRPHNIVSFELVDVVGDSRPDIVAGLFKIELLKKYWSTKVDDEEKAVPMMTREQPKKRLVVFENQLNKTPP from the coding sequence ATGATACCCACAATATTCACAGCTCTACTATTTTCTCTGATGGCTTATGCGATTCCGGTGTCAGCTGCAGATAACCCAGCCCCTAAAACGATGGTTGAGATTCAAGGCTTGGTTAGCCAGTATTGTGGTGTTTGCCACGATGTACCGCGCCCATCATTGATGCCAAAGCACAGCTGGCCCTATGCCATACAAAGAATGGCAGAAGTGGCTGAACAGCGAATGGGTAAACCGTTTATTCCTGCCGCTGCATTACGTGATATTACCGCATTCTATTACGGTACTGCAGAGGAGTCCTTGGCGCGGCTGCCTGTTTTTCCAAATGACACAGGCCCATTATCGTTTGTGAGTGAGGCGATTGGCGAGCCAACGAAAATGCCGCTTATATCCCATATCGAAGCGGTGGATTTGGTTGATGGATCGCTTCAGGAATTCCTGATAAGTGATGTTGAACATAATCGTGTTGTGTTGTTAACGAAGTCTAAAAAGGGCTGGCAGGAACGTGTATTAGGTACTGTTGTTAAGCCCGTACGCACAACGGTTGCGGATTATGACGGTGATGGTCTTACAGATGTTTTAGTCGCGTCGCTGGGTAAATTTTTCCCGCCTGTGGATATTGAAGTTGGTAAAGTGATTTTGTTACGGCAAACCAAAAGCGGTGTATTTGAGCCTCATATATTAATGGACAAGATACCTCGTGTGCTGGATGTGCAGGCGGTAGATATTGATGGGGATAAAGATTTAGATATAGCCCTCGCTATCTTCGGCAATGACAATGTGGGGGAGTTGGCTTGGCTCGAGAATAAGGGTGGGTATGAGGTTCATAAACATACTATTTTGAATTTGGCCGGTGGGCTCAATATGTCGCCAGCCGATTTAAATGGCGATGGTCGTATAGATTTTGTAAGCGTGATCTCGCAAGAGAATGAAATGATTGTGGCGTTGATGAATAGAGGAAAAGGCGCTTTTGATCAGCACGTGCTGTTTCGGGCCTCTGATCCTATGATAGGCTCAACGGGAATGACATTGGTCGATATTGATAAAGATTATGACCTTGATATTTTATTTACGAATGGCGACGCCCACGATCTACAAACGGACCCTAAGCCTTATCACGGCGTTGGCTGGTTGGAAAATGTGGGGCCGTACCAATACGTATTTCATAATGTAGGTCGCTTTTATGGTGCCTCTCACGCCGCTGTGGCGGATATGGATGGCGATGGTGATAACGATATTGTGGCCAGTAGTTGGAATAACTATTGGGAGGAGCCCGATCGTCAAACGTTAATATGGTTTGAAAATAATGGCGAACAAGTATTTTCGAGACATAATATCGCCAGCCGGCCACATAATATCGTGTCTTTTGAATTGGTAGATGTTGTTGGGGACAGCCGACCGGATATTGTTGCAGGCCTTTTTAAAATAGAATTGCTGAAAAAATATTGGTCTACGAAAGTAGATGACGAAGAAAAAGCCGTGCCTATGATGACGCGAGAACAGCCGAAAAAGCGACTTGTGGTGTTCGAAAACCAACTGAATAAAACGCCGCCGTAA
- a CDS encoding ABC-F family ATPase translates to MISTANITMQFGAKPLFENISVKFANGNRYGLIGANGCGKSTFMKILDGSLTPSAGNVSIAPNTRVGKLSQDQFAFEEFSVIDTVIMGHKALWDLKCERERIYGLAEMSEEDGMKVADLETQFAELDGYSAESRAGDILIGAGIDISLHTGPMSEVAPGLKLRVLLAQALFSDPDFLLLDEPTNNLDINTIRWLEEVLNQRSSTMIIISHDRHFLNAVCTHMADIDYGELRVYPGTYDDFMTASTQARETMQNENAKKKAQIAELQQFVSRFSANASKAKQATSRAKQLTKIKLDDIKPSSRINPYIRFNQDKKLHRQALILENVSHSFDKTPLFTKGNLILEAGARLAIIGENGAGKTTLLRSLMGEFKPNSGKIQWAENATLGYCPQDSTDNFKDDLNLFDWMSQWRKPNHDDQIVRATLGRLLFSADDFNKKAKVCSGGEKNRLLFGKLMMQDTNVLIMDEPTNHLDMESIEALNLALAHYPGTLIFVSHDREFVSSLATRVVEIKNKGLVDFQGTYDEYLASQDVSA, encoded by the coding sequence TTGATCTCTACCGCCAATATCACCATGCAGTTTGGTGCTAAACCTCTTTTTGAAAATATTTCAGTTAAATTTGCCAACGGCAACCGCTATGGCCTTATTGGCGCAAATGGGTGTGGCAAATCAACCTTCATGAAGATACTAGACGGTAGCCTGACCCCTAGTGCCGGCAACGTTTCTATCGCTCCAAACACTCGCGTGGGAAAGCTAAGCCAAGATCAGTTCGCCTTCGAAGAGTTCTCTGTGATCGATACCGTCATCATGGGCCACAAAGCGCTATGGGATCTTAAATGCGAACGAGAACGCATATATGGCCTTGCAGAAATGTCCGAAGAAGATGGTATGAAAGTCGCTGACCTAGAGACCCAATTCGCCGAACTCGATGGCTACAGCGCTGAAAGCCGGGCTGGGGACATATTGATTGGGGCCGGAATTGACATATCACTGCATACTGGCCCAATGAGTGAAGTGGCGCCTGGTTTAAAATTGAGAGTCCTGCTGGCACAGGCCCTATTTTCTGACCCTGACTTCTTACTACTGGACGAACCTACAAACAACCTCGATATTAATACCATTCGTTGGCTGGAAGAAGTTCTTAACCAGCGTAGTAGCACCATGATTATCATTTCTCACGATCGACACTTTCTAAACGCCGTATGCACCCATATGGCCGACATCGATTATGGCGAACTGCGCGTCTACCCTGGAACTTATGACGATTTCATGACTGCGTCCACACAAGCACGCGAGACAATGCAGAACGAGAACGCCAAGAAAAAAGCGCAAATTGCAGAACTTCAACAATTTGTTAGCCGGTTTTCGGCCAACGCCTCCAAAGCAAAACAGGCAACCTCACGCGCAAAACAGCTCACAAAAATAAAACTGGACGACATTAAACCCTCTAGCCGCATTAACCCCTACATACGCTTTAACCAAGATAAAAAGCTTCACCGTCAAGCGCTTATTTTAGAAAATGTTAGCCACTCATTCGATAAAACCCCTCTTTTTACCAAGGGTAATCTTATTCTAGAGGCCGGCGCTCGGCTGGCAATTATAGGGGAAAATGGTGCAGGTAAAACAACACTGCTGCGCAGCTTAATGGGTGAGTTCAAACCCAACAGTGGTAAAATTCAATGGGCTGAAAATGCCACACTTGGTTACTGCCCGCAAGATAGCACCGACAATTTCAAAGATGACCTCAATCTTTTTGACTGGATGAGCCAGTGGCGAAAACCGAACCACGATGACCAAATCGTTCGCGCAACGCTAGGGCGTCTACTTTTTTCCGCCGATGATTTTAATAAAAAAGCAAAAGTATGCTCGGGTGGCGAAAAAAATCGATTGCTGTTCGGTAAGTTGATGATGCAGGACACGAACGTCTTGATTATGGACGAACCAACAAACCACCTCGATATGGAATCTATTGAAGCACTAAACCTAGCGCTTGCACATTATCCCGGAACGCTAATATTTGTCAGTCACGACAGAGAATTTGTTTCATCACTCGCCACGCGTGTAGTCGAAATAAAAAATAAAGGACTAGTAGATTTTCAGGGCACTTATGATGAGTATTTGGCGAGCCAAGATGTTAGCGCGTAA
- a CDS encoding L-threonylcarbamoyladenylate synthase yields the protein MAQFFAIHPENPQSRLIKQAVEMLRRGGLIVYPTDSAYALGCHIGDKFALDRIRALRQLDKHHNFTLMCRDLSELANYARVDNSAFRLIKSHTPGPYTFILNATSEVPRRLQHPKRKTLGLRVPNNPIALALMEELGEPLMSSSLILPGETEPLTDPYDIRDTLEHQLELVIDGGFCGLEATSVIDLTEDDPRVIRAGCGDISDFI from the coding sequence ATGGCGCAGTTCTTCGCAATACATCCCGAAAACCCTCAGTCACGTTTAATCAAGCAGGCCGTTGAAATGTTGCGGCGCGGGGGCTTAATTGTCTATCCCACGGATTCGGCTTATGCTTTAGGTTGTCATATTGGTGATAAATTCGCGCTGGATAGAATACGGGCGCTACGCCAACTCGATAAACATCATAATTTCACTTTAATGTGCCGCGATTTATCGGAGCTTGCAAATTATGCGCGTGTCGATAATTCGGCCTTTCGGCTGATTAAAAGCCATACACCGGGCCCTTATACGTTTATTTTAAATGCGACCTCCGAAGTACCGCGCCGCTTACAGCACCCAAAACGTAAAACATTAGGGCTTCGTGTACCAAATAACCCTATCGCGTTGGCGCTAATGGAGGAGCTTGGTGAACCGCTAATGAGTAGCTCGCTCATTCTTCCGGGAGAAACTGAGCCCCTTACCGACCCGTACGACATTCGAGACACACTAGAACACCAGCTAGAATTAGTCATTGACGGTGGGTTTTGTGGTTTAGAGGCCACCAGTGTTATTGATTTAACCGAAGATGACCCTCGTGTAATCCGCGCTGGTTGCGGTGATATTAGCGATTTCATCTAA
- a CDS encoding GGDEF domain-containing protein, translated as MVTLASKKQTSDASVSPALAAHSKTPQWSQQNATGFPAENSLRDLQFRLANNLQSSLDLTTTLELFYSNIQEAVSLSGLQYTAPPDAHSETADTISLGLMRAHKANYNIKTADSTLGQIVFSRAKQFLETELAILEMMVGVLFFPLRNALLYQEALQNSQRDSLTGIGNRAAFDITVARELKLAQRHKQHLSLLVIDIDYFKAINDQYGHQNGDCVLKHVTRNIKQGLRETDQFFRYGGEEFVVLLNNTHTQDAQLIAERIRLNIATSPVNIVLKDNVLATVSIGVSEQQCEDTIDSLFASADGALYQAKSLGRNRVEVCDR; from the coding sequence ATGGTAACCCTGGCCTCAAAAAAGCAAACGAGTGATGCTAGCGTATCACCTGCGCTCGCAGCTCACTCAAAAACCCCACAATGGTCACAACAGAACGCAACCGGGTTTCCAGCCGAGAATAGCCTTAGGGACCTTCAATTTAGGCTTGCCAACAATCTTCAAAGTTCGCTAGATCTCACCACTACATTGGAACTTTTTTATAGCAATATTCAAGAAGCTGTTAGCCTAAGTGGTTTGCAGTACACTGCTCCGCCAGACGCTCATTCAGAAACTGCCGACACGATAAGCCTTGGGCTAATGCGCGCTCATAAGGCCAATTACAATATTAAAACAGCAGATTCAACGCTAGGCCAAATTGTATTTTCCCGCGCAAAACAATTTTTGGAAACAGAGCTAGCCATACTCGAAATGATGGTAGGCGTGCTTTTTTTCCCGCTCCGTAATGCCCTTTTGTATCAAGAGGCCTTGCAGAACTCGCAGCGTGACAGCCTTACAGGCATAGGCAACCGCGCCGCGTTTGACATAACAGTCGCCCGAGAACTGAAGCTCGCACAACGGCATAAGCAACATTTGTCATTACTGGTGATTGATATCGATTACTTCAAAGCTATTAATGATCAATACGGACACCAGAACGGTGATTGTGTACTGAAACATGTTACCCGTAACATTAAACAAGGCTTGCGAGAAACCGACCAATTTTTTCGGTATGGTGGCGAAGAATTTGTCGTACTCTTAAATAATACTCACACGCAAGATGCACAATTAATTGCCGAGCGAATCCGGTTAAATATAGCCACGTCCCCCGTAAATATAGTACTTAAAGACAATGTACTGGCAACGGTGAGTATTGGCGTGAGCGAACAACAATGTGAAGACACAATCGATTCTCTGTTCGCAAGTGCGGATGGTGCGTTGTATCAAGCGAAATCGTTAGGTCGAAATCGTGTTGAAGTATGCGATCGATAG
- a CDS encoding segregation and condensation protein A has product MSGIETNKSEPDVVVVEPESSATVSPETDGKVQAKSAEPHPEQGEMPFAMVQGKAFTQLPKDLYIPPDALEVFLEAFEGPLDLLLYLIRRQNLDILEIDVSEITRQYVSYVEMMEAIQFELAAEYLVMAAMLAEIKSRMLLPRSESIEDEEDEDPRATLIRRLQEYERFKHAAEDIDELPRMHRDVHIAKAESPDRNLTRPEPDVDLKELLLSLSEILRRADMFESHHVEREKLSTRERMGQVLDKLAGQQFVPFVSLFTVKEGRLGVVVTFLAVMELIKESLVEIVQTDAFGPIHVKARVQ; this is encoded by the coding sequence TTGTCTGGAATCGAAACGAATAAGAGTGAGCCTGATGTAGTTGTCGTTGAGCCGGAGTCGAGTGCGACAGTATCGCCCGAAACGGACGGCAAAGTGCAGGCTAAGTCTGCGGAGCCGCATCCAGAGCAAGGAGAAATGCCTTTTGCGATGGTGCAAGGGAAGGCGTTTACTCAGCTGCCAAAAGATCTCTATATTCCGCCAGATGCGTTAGAAGTGTTTTTAGAGGCTTTTGAAGGGCCCTTGGACCTTTTGCTTTACCTGATTCGACGGCAGAATCTCGATATTCTTGAAATAGATGTTTCTGAAATTACACGTCAATATGTTTCATATGTCGAAATGATGGAAGCTATTCAGTTCGAGCTAGCGGCCGAGTATCTGGTAATGGCGGCGATGCTGGCAGAAATCAAATCACGTATGCTGTTACCTCGCTCGGAATCCATAGAGGATGAAGAGGACGAAGATCCACGCGCAACTTTAATTCGTCGCTTGCAAGAATATGAACGCTTTAAGCACGCTGCAGAAGATATTGACGAACTGCCGCGCATGCACCGTGATGTGCATATTGCGAAAGCTGAGAGCCCTGATCGCAATTTGACGCGTCCGGAGCCCGATGTAGATTTGAAAGAGCTTCTATTATCACTGTCTGAGATATTACGTCGTGCGGATATGTTTGAAAGCCATCATGTTGAGCGAGAGAAACTCTCGACGAGAGAGCGCATGGGGCAGGTATTAGATAAATTAGCAGGCCAACAATTTGTGCCGTTTGTCAGCCTCTTTACCGTTAAAGAAGGGCGCTTGGGTGTTGTGGTGACTTTCTTGGCGGTAATGGAACTCATTAAAGAGTCGTTGGTAGAAATCGTGCAGACTGACGCTTTTGGTCCCATTCATGTGAAGGCGCGCGTTCAGTAA
- a CDS encoding flavodoxin, with protein MAKIGLFFGSDEGNTESVAYRIQKCLGEANVDVLDIGKVTQLEFEEYETLILGIPTWDFGQIQSDWDDFWGDLDDIDFTGKTIALFGLGDQFGYGDFFLDAMGMLHDVVVGNGAHVVGYWPTDGYEFDASKAIIESESLFMGLALDEDQQPELTNGRILAWCEQLVDTLRLATPAAPLK; from the coding sequence GTGGCAAAAATTGGTTTGTTTTTTGGGAGCGACGAGGGTAATACCGAAAGCGTGGCATATCGTATTCAAAAGTGTTTAGGCGAAGCGAATGTTGATGTTTTAGATATAGGCAAAGTGACACAATTAGAATTTGAAGAGTACGAGACCTTAATTTTAGGTATCCCAACGTGGGATTTTGGGCAAATTCAATCTGACTGGGATGATTTCTGGGGAGACCTAGACGACATTGATTTTACCGGTAAAACCATTGCGCTATTTGGTTTAGGCGACCAGTTTGGGTACGGAGATTTTTTTCTTGATGCAATGGGGATGCTTCATGATGTTGTTGTGGGCAATGGCGCACATGTCGTGGGGTATTGGCCCACTGACGGCTATGAGTTTGACGCCTCTAAAGCCATTATTGAGAGTGAAAGCCTGTTTATGGGGCTCGCATTGGATGAGGACCAGCAGCCAGAATTAACCAACGGACGCATTCTGGCTTGGTGTGAGCAGCTTGTCGATACATTGCGCCTTGCCACGCCTGCTGCGCCTCTTAAGTAG